A window of Ictalurus furcatus strain D&B chromosome 18, Billie_1.0, whole genome shotgun sequence contains these coding sequences:
- the fnip1 gene encoding folliculin-interacting protein 1 isoform X3, with protein MPPTLFHKLFNKRNVFTPPPKCDKDESAFSSWPSPQLEPSQIRLIVYQDCERRGRNILFDSDMKKRSIEEASVMKTCGDSQAKMFRKCCPLRPTGGSSSSLDSSSSCASEPMEHNRFQGASHCSSDPNMLGEMMFGSVAMSYKGSTLKIHQIRSPPQLMLSKVFTARTGGSVYGSLNTLQDSLEFINQDSRSLRPDQNTVVSGFLGSIGHSNPMDMPARGPYDERESGIARSASLSSLLITPFSSPGSSLTSSCASSYQRRWLRSQTTSLENGVFPRWSVEESFNMSDEGSVPSLGVARKKKIAIGVIFLLSPNEDENSKFQEFFFSHFPLFESHMNKLKSSIEQAMKLSRRSTDVSQRILAHNRIVDSLNEFRMTICNLYTMPRMPEPVWLTMMSGTLEKNHLCGHFMRELSLLMEQASKNQFVPALLTAVLTNHLAWVPTVMPNGQPPIKIFLEKHSSTSVDMLAKTHPYNPLWAQLGDLYGAIGSPVRLSRTVLVGRQKELVQRLLYVLTYFIRCSELLETDALETGNDEQDEEAFAVPGSVITTSLRRGEVEESEYVLVTVHKPSPEGSEAGVKEEQQTEQIIPVLTAQDQSDRQICHEVGSPLVSPLTETVVNVGSASLVTNTPLLDLQGHSDVCETDVAPSLLSVKIVRSSGIPLEKKPPDKSTTLASFLLHEEEEEPGTRVTFLIGESMSPESDSESQRHRVEDELKKHKMHFTEKPKQQCCHVKQQCSTALAKPLIMDQIESKDAKTLSYVASNLPCVNPGAHEECMDLFDEYFCDGNSVETRTIGDVSKAVSQEVADAEKHNLQETWTKSLIRTYEQVCEHREQATCNCSTHPINTGCCTKCCSVQQDKSIRVSLSVPGLEKERERTKTSPLNEWEIPRNESSDSALGDSESEDTGQDIPRQEQDAQFFSEIQNDWQEEMEVPFPGAKLAENYSKSSIANFGRSLFGSYCPTYVPDFVLHGIPNDSKLRQSLGSDLAHAVQHPVLDEPVAEAVCIIADTDRWTVQVASSQRPSTENKLGKDVLVSNLVSNLLNSTYQLYRLNLSPNFCIMHLEDRLQELYFKSKMLAEYLKGQTRVHVKELGMVLGIESSDLPLLAAIASTHSPYVAQILL; from the exons AAGACGTGTGGTGACTCTCAAGCTAAAATGTTCAGAAAGTGTTGTCCACTGAGGCCAACAGGTGGAAGCTCCAGCTCTCTGGACAGCAGTTCCTCCTGTGCCTCTGAGCCTATGGAGCACAATCGTTTCCAG GGTGCCTCCCACTGTTCCTCAGACCCCAATATGCTGGGGGAGATGATGTTCGGCTCAGTGGCGATGAGCTACAAAGGATCTACGCTGAAAATCCATCAGATTCG ATCTCCCCCACAGTTGATGCTTAGCAAAGTGTTTACAGCACGGACGGGTGGCAGTGTGTATGGTAGCCTAAACAC GCTGCAGGACAGTTTGGAGTTCATCAATCAAGACTCGAGGTCTCTCAGGCCAGATCAGAACACAGTGGTCAGTGGCTTCCTGGGAAGCATAG GTCACAGTAACCCTATGGACATGCCTGCCCGAGGACCGtacgatgagagagagagcggcaTTGCAAGAtcag CATCTCTGAGTAGTCTGCTGATCACACCATTCTCATCACCTGGCTCTTCTCTCACCAGTAGCTGCGCTAGTAGCTACCAGCGCCGCTGGTTACGTAGTCAGACCACCAGCTTGGAGAATGGAGTCTTCCCCCGATG GTCTGTAGAGGAGAGCTTTAACATGTCGGATGAGGGTAGTGTCCCAAGCCTAGGCGTAGCAAGGAAGAAGAAGATAGCCATTGGAGTCATCTTCCTCCTGTCACCCAACGAAGATGAGAACAGCAAGTTCCAGGAGTTTTTCTTCTCCCACTTCCCTCTCTTTGAGAGCCACATGAACAAACTGAAAAGTTCAATTGAACAG GCAATGAAGCTGAGTCGACGGTCAACTGATGTTAGTCAAAGAATCCTGGCTCACAACCGCATAGTGGACAGCCTCAATGAGTTCAG GATGACTATCTGTAATCTGTATACCATGCCACGAATGCCCGAGCCCGTCTGGCTCACCATGATGTCTGGTACCCTTGAGAAGAACCATCTTTGTGGCCACTTCATGCGTGAGCTCTCTTTACTCATGGAACAAGCCTCAAAGAACCA GTTTGTTCCTGCTCTTCTAACAGCTGTGCTCACGAACCATCTGGCTTGGGTGCCTACCGTCATGCCCAACGGCCAGCCGCCCATCAAGATTTTTCTGGAAAAACATTCCTCTACAAGTGTGGACATGCTGGCCAAGACACATCCCTACAATCCCCTATGGGCTCAGCTTG GCGACCTGTATGGTGCGATTGGCTCGCCGGTCCGTCTTTCGCGCACAGTGCTGGTTGGGCGGCAAAAGGAACTGGTTCAGCGGCTCCTCTATGTGCTCACCTATTTCATACGGTGCTCAGAACTATTAGAGACGGATGCTCTAGAGACTGGAAATGACGAGCAGGACGAGGAGGCTTTTGCTGTGCCTGGATCAGTTATTACAACCTCGTTGCGCCGTGGAGAGGTTGAGGAGTCAGAATATGTGCTGGTCACTGTGCACAAGCCTAGCCCAGAGGGCAGTGAAGCAGGCGTGAAAGAAGAGCAGCAAACGGAGCAGATTATTCCTGTCCTCACAGCTCAGGATCAGAGTGACCGTCAGATCTGCCATGAGGTTGGCAGCCCATTAGTTAGCCCATTAACAGAGACAGTGGTGAATGTGGGCTCTGCCTCACTGGTAACCAATACCCCTCTACTAGATTTACAAGGACATTCGGATGTGTGTGAGACTGACGTGGCACCCAGCTTGTTGTCTGTAAAGATTGTCCGGTCTTCAGGGATCCCACTGGAAAAGAAACCACCTGATAAAAGTACAACACTGGCCTCCTTTCTCCTGcatgaggaagaagaggagccCGGGACTAGAGTCACCTTCCTGATTGGCGAGTCCATGTCACCCGAGTCCGACTCGGAGAGCCAGAGACACAGGGTTGAAGATGAGCTCAAGAAACACAAAATGCATTTCACTGAAAAACCAAAGCAGCAGTGTTGCCACGTAAAGCAGCAGTGTAGCACTGCGCTGGCTAAGCCTCTAATAATGGACCAAATCGAGAGCAAGGATGCTAAAACCTTGTCATACGTCGCTAGCAATCTTCCTTGCGTTAACCCAGGTGCCCACGAGGAGTGCATGGACCTGTTTgatgagtatttttgtgatggTAACTCTGTCGAAACAAGGACTATCGGCGATGTCTCCAAAGCAGTTTCACAGGAGGTTGCAGATGCTGAAAAACACAATTTGCAAGAGACTTGGACGAAATCCCTAATTAGGACATATGAACAGGTTTGTGAGCACAGGGAACAGGCAACTTGTAATTGTAGCACACATCCCATCAACACGGGCTGCTGTACCAAATGTTGTTCTGTTCAGCAGGACAAAAGCATCAGAGTTTCACTCAGTGTACCAGGCCTAGAGAAAGAGCGGGAACGGACGAAGACGTCCCCCCTGAACGAGTGGGAGATTCCACGAAATGAGAGTTCAGACAGCGCCCTGGGAGACAGTGAAAGTGAGGACACAGGACAGGATATACCCAGACAAGAGCAAGATGCACAGTTCTTCAGTGAAATCCAAAATGACTGGCAAGAAGAGATGGAAGTACCATTCCCTGG GGCAAAGCTGGCAGAAAACTACTCCAAATCGAGCATTGCTAACTTCGGGAGATCACTGTTTGGCAGTTACTGTCCTACATATGTACCTGACTTTGTTCTGCATGGAATTCCCAATGACAGCAAACTGAGGCAAAGCCTTGGGTCTGACTTGGCCCATGCAGTCCAG CATCCTGTGTTGGATGAGCCTGTAGCTGAGGCTGTCTGCATTATTGCAGACACAGACAGGTGGACAGTGCAGGTGGCCAGTAGCCAGAGACCCAGCACAGAGAATAAGCTGGGAAAAGATGTGCTGGTATCAAACCTTGTATCCAACCTGCTCAACTCCACTTACCAGCTCTACCGTCTCAACCTGTCTCCCAACTTT TGTATAATGCATCTAGAGGACCGACTCCAGGAGCTTTATTTCAAGAGCAAAATGCTTGCTGAATACCTGAAAGGACAGACCAGGGTGCATGTCAAAGAGCTAGGCATGGTTCTCGG AATCGAGTCCAGTGACCTGCCCTTGCTGGCAGCAATTGCAAGCACACACTCTCCATATGTGGCCCAGATCCTGCTGTAG
- the fnip1 gene encoding folliculin-interacting protein 1 isoform X2, producing MPPTLFHKLFNKRNVFTPPPKCDKDESAFSWPSPQLEPSQIRLIVYQDCERRGRNILFDSDMKKRSIEEASVMKTCGDSQAKMFRKCCPLRPTGGSSSSLDSSSSCASEPMEHNRFQGASHCSSDPNMLGEMMFGSVAMSYKGSTLKIHQIRSPPQLMLSKVFTARTGGSVYGSLNTLQDSLEFINQDSRSLRPDQNTVVSGFLGSIGFSQLCSPRRAFSEQGPLRLIKSASFFSGHSNPMDMPARGPYDERESGIARSASLSSLLITPFSSPGSSLTSSCASSYQRRWLRSQTTSLENGVFPRWSVEESFNMSDEGSVPSLGVARKKKIAIGVIFLLSPNEDENSKFQEFFFSHFPLFESHMNKLKSSIEQAMKLSRRSTDVSQRILAHNRIVDSLNEFRMTICNLYTMPRMPEPVWLTMMSGTLEKNHLCGHFMRELSLLMEQASKNQFVPALLTAVLTNHLAWVPTVMPNGQPPIKIFLEKHSSTSVDMLAKTHPYNPLWAQLGDLYGAIGSPVRLSRTVLVGRQKELVQRLLYVLTYFIRCSELLETDALETGNDEQDEEAFAVPGSVITTSLRRGEVEESEYVLVTVHKPSPEGSEAGVKEEQQTEQIIPVLTAQDQSDRQICHEVGSPLVSPLTETVVNVGSASLVTNTPLLDLQGHSDVCETDVAPSLLSVKIVRSSGIPLEKKPPDKSTTLASFLLHEEEEEPGTRVTFLIGESMSPESDSESQRHRVEDELKKHKMHFTEKPKQQCCHVKQQCSTALAKPLIMDQIESKDAKTLSYVASNLPCVNPGAHEECMDLFDEYFCDGNSVETRTIGDVSKAVSQEVADAEKHNLQETWTKSLIRTYEQVCEHREQATCNCSTHPINTGCCTKCCSVQQDKSIRVSLSVPGLEKERERTKTSPLNEWEIPRNESSDSALGDSESEDTGQDIPRQEQDAQFFSEIQNDWQEEMEVPFPGAKLAENYSKSSIANFGRSLFGSYCPTYVPDFVLHGIPNDSKLRQSLGSDLAHAVQHPVLDEPVAEAVCIIADTDRWTVQVASSQRPSTENKLGKDVLVSNLVSNLLNSTYQLYRLNLSPNFCIMHLEDRLQELYFKSKMLAEYLKGQTRVHVKELGMVLGIESSDLPLLAAIASTHSPYVAQILL from the exons AAGACGTGTGGTGACTCTCAAGCTAAAATGTTCAGAAAGTGTTGTCCACTGAGGCCAACAGGTGGAAGCTCCAGCTCTCTGGACAGCAGTTCCTCCTGTGCCTCTGAGCCTATGGAGCACAATCGTTTCCAG GGTGCCTCCCACTGTTCCTCAGACCCCAATATGCTGGGGGAGATGATGTTCGGCTCAGTGGCGATGAGCTACAAAGGATCTACGCTGAAAATCCATCAGATTCG ATCTCCCCCACAGTTGATGCTTAGCAAAGTGTTTACAGCACGGACGGGTGGCAGTGTGTATGGTAGCCTAAACAC GCTGCAGGACAGTTTGGAGTTCATCAATCAAGACTCGAGGTCTCTCAGGCCAGATCAGAACACAGTGGTCAGTGGCTTCCTGGGAAGCATAG GATTTTCTCAGCTGTGCAGCCCTCGTCGGGCCTTCTCTGAGCAGGGCCCCCTCCGTCTCATCAAGAGCGCCTCTTTCTTTTCAG GTCACAGTAACCCTATGGACATGCCTGCCCGAGGACCGtacgatgagagagagagcggcaTTGCAAGAtcag CATCTCTGAGTAGTCTGCTGATCACACCATTCTCATCACCTGGCTCTTCTCTCACCAGTAGCTGCGCTAGTAGCTACCAGCGCCGCTGGTTACGTAGTCAGACCACCAGCTTGGAGAATGGAGTCTTCCCCCGATG GTCTGTAGAGGAGAGCTTTAACATGTCGGATGAGGGTAGTGTCCCAAGCCTAGGCGTAGCAAGGAAGAAGAAGATAGCCATTGGAGTCATCTTCCTCCTGTCACCCAACGAAGATGAGAACAGCAAGTTCCAGGAGTTTTTCTTCTCCCACTTCCCTCTCTTTGAGAGCCACATGAACAAACTGAAAAGTTCAATTGAACAG GCAATGAAGCTGAGTCGACGGTCAACTGATGTTAGTCAAAGAATCCTGGCTCACAACCGCATAGTGGACAGCCTCAATGAGTTCAG GATGACTATCTGTAATCTGTATACCATGCCACGAATGCCCGAGCCCGTCTGGCTCACCATGATGTCTGGTACCCTTGAGAAGAACCATCTTTGTGGCCACTTCATGCGTGAGCTCTCTTTACTCATGGAACAAGCCTCAAAGAACCA GTTTGTTCCTGCTCTTCTAACAGCTGTGCTCACGAACCATCTGGCTTGGGTGCCTACCGTCATGCCCAACGGCCAGCCGCCCATCAAGATTTTTCTGGAAAAACATTCCTCTACAAGTGTGGACATGCTGGCCAAGACACATCCCTACAATCCCCTATGGGCTCAGCTTG GCGACCTGTATGGTGCGATTGGCTCGCCGGTCCGTCTTTCGCGCACAGTGCTGGTTGGGCGGCAAAAGGAACTGGTTCAGCGGCTCCTCTATGTGCTCACCTATTTCATACGGTGCTCAGAACTATTAGAGACGGATGCTCTAGAGACTGGAAATGACGAGCAGGACGAGGAGGCTTTTGCTGTGCCTGGATCAGTTATTACAACCTCGTTGCGCCGTGGAGAGGTTGAGGAGTCAGAATATGTGCTGGTCACTGTGCACAAGCCTAGCCCAGAGGGCAGTGAAGCAGGCGTGAAAGAAGAGCAGCAAACGGAGCAGATTATTCCTGTCCTCACAGCTCAGGATCAGAGTGACCGTCAGATCTGCCATGAGGTTGGCAGCCCATTAGTTAGCCCATTAACAGAGACAGTGGTGAATGTGGGCTCTGCCTCACTGGTAACCAATACCCCTCTACTAGATTTACAAGGACATTCGGATGTGTGTGAGACTGACGTGGCACCCAGCTTGTTGTCTGTAAAGATTGTCCGGTCTTCAGGGATCCCACTGGAAAAGAAACCACCTGATAAAAGTACAACACTGGCCTCCTTTCTCCTGcatgaggaagaagaggagccCGGGACTAGAGTCACCTTCCTGATTGGCGAGTCCATGTCACCCGAGTCCGACTCGGAGAGCCAGAGACACAGGGTTGAAGATGAGCTCAAGAAACACAAAATGCATTTCACTGAAAAACCAAAGCAGCAGTGTTGCCACGTAAAGCAGCAGTGTAGCACTGCGCTGGCTAAGCCTCTAATAATGGACCAAATCGAGAGCAAGGATGCTAAAACCTTGTCATACGTCGCTAGCAATCTTCCTTGCGTTAACCCAGGTGCCCACGAGGAGTGCATGGACCTGTTTgatgagtatttttgtgatggTAACTCTGTCGAAACAAGGACTATCGGCGATGTCTCCAAAGCAGTTTCACAGGAGGTTGCAGATGCTGAAAAACACAATTTGCAAGAGACTTGGACGAAATCCCTAATTAGGACATATGAACAGGTTTGTGAGCACAGGGAACAGGCAACTTGTAATTGTAGCACACATCCCATCAACACGGGCTGCTGTACCAAATGTTGTTCTGTTCAGCAGGACAAAAGCATCAGAGTTTCACTCAGTGTACCAGGCCTAGAGAAAGAGCGGGAACGGACGAAGACGTCCCCCCTGAACGAGTGGGAGATTCCACGAAATGAGAGTTCAGACAGCGCCCTGGGAGACAGTGAAAGTGAGGACACAGGACAGGATATACCCAGACAAGAGCAAGATGCACAGTTCTTCAGTGAAATCCAAAATGACTGGCAAGAAGAGATGGAAGTACCATTCCCTGG GGCAAAGCTGGCAGAAAACTACTCCAAATCGAGCATTGCTAACTTCGGGAGATCACTGTTTGGCAGTTACTGTCCTACATATGTACCTGACTTTGTTCTGCATGGAATTCCCAATGACAGCAAACTGAGGCAAAGCCTTGGGTCTGACTTGGCCCATGCAGTCCAG CATCCTGTGTTGGATGAGCCTGTAGCTGAGGCTGTCTGCATTATTGCAGACACAGACAGGTGGACAGTGCAGGTGGCCAGTAGCCAGAGACCCAGCACAGAGAATAAGCTGGGAAAAGATGTGCTGGTATCAAACCTTGTATCCAACCTGCTCAACTCCACTTACCAGCTCTACCGTCTCAACCTGTCTCCCAACTTT TGTATAATGCATCTAGAGGACCGACTCCAGGAGCTTTATTTCAAGAGCAAAATGCTTGCTGAATACCTGAAAGGACAGACCAGGGTGCATGTCAAAGAGCTAGGCATGGTTCTCGG AATCGAGTCCAGTGACCTGCCCTTGCTGGCAGCAATTGCAAGCACACACTCTCCATATGTGGCCCAGATCCTGCTGTAG
- the fnip1 gene encoding folliculin-interacting protein 1 isoform X4, with protein sequence MPPTLFHKLFNKRNVFTPPPKCDKDESAFSSWPSPQLEPSQIRLIVYQDCERRGRNILFDSDMKKRSIEEASVMKTCGDSQAKMFRKCCPLRPTGGSSSSLDSSSSCASEPMEHNRFQGASHCSSDPNMLGEMMFGSVAMSYKGSTLKIHQIRSPPQLMLSKVFTARTGGSVYGSLNTLQDSLEFINQDSRSLRPDQNTVVSGFLGSIGFSQLCSPRRAFSEQGPLRLIKSASFFSGHSNPMDMPARGPYDERESGIARSASLSSLLITPFSSPGSSLTSSCASSYQRRWLRSQTTSLENGVFPRWSVEESFNMSDEGSVPSLGVARKKKIAIGVIFLLSPNEDENSKFQEFFFSHFPLFESHMNKLKSSIEQAMKLSRRSTDVSQRILAHNRIVDSLNEFRMTICNLYTMPRMPEPVWLTMMSGTLEKNHLCGHFMRELSLLMEQASKNQFVPALLTAVLTNHLAWVPTVMPNGQPPIKIFLEKHSSTSVDMLAKTHPYNPLWAQLGDLYGAIGSPVRLSRTVLVGRQKELVQRLLYVLTYFIRCSELLETDALETGNDEQDEEAFAVPGSVITTSLRRGEVEESEYVLVTVHKPSPEGSEAGVKEEQQTEQIIPVLTAQDQSDRQICHEVGSPLVSPLTETVVNVGSASLVTNTPLLDLQGHSDVCETDVAPSLLSVKIVRSSGIPLEKKPPDKSTTLASFLLHEEEEEPGTRVTFLIGESMSPESDSESQRHRVEDELKKHKMHFTEKPKQQCCHVKQQCSTALAKPLIMDQIESKDAKTLSYVASNLPCVNPGAHEECMDLFDEYFCDGNSVETRTIGDVSKAVSQEVADAEKHNLQETWTKSLIRTYEQQDKSIRVSLSVPGLEKERERTKTSPLNEWEIPRNESSDSALGDSESEDTGQDIPRQEQDAQFFSEIQNDWQEEMEVPFPGAKLAENYSKSSIANFGRSLFGSYCPTYVPDFVLHGIPNDSKLRQSLGSDLAHAVQHPVLDEPVAEAVCIIADTDRWTVQVASSQRPSTENKLGKDVLVSNLVSNLLNSTYQLYRLNLSPNFCIMHLEDRLQELYFKSKMLAEYLKGQTRVHVKELGMVLGIESSDLPLLAAIASTHSPYVAQILL encoded by the exons AAGACGTGTGGTGACTCTCAAGCTAAAATGTTCAGAAAGTGTTGTCCACTGAGGCCAACAGGTGGAAGCTCCAGCTCTCTGGACAGCAGTTCCTCCTGTGCCTCTGAGCCTATGGAGCACAATCGTTTCCAG GGTGCCTCCCACTGTTCCTCAGACCCCAATATGCTGGGGGAGATGATGTTCGGCTCAGTGGCGATGAGCTACAAAGGATCTACGCTGAAAATCCATCAGATTCG ATCTCCCCCACAGTTGATGCTTAGCAAAGTGTTTACAGCACGGACGGGTGGCAGTGTGTATGGTAGCCTAAACAC GCTGCAGGACAGTTTGGAGTTCATCAATCAAGACTCGAGGTCTCTCAGGCCAGATCAGAACACAGTGGTCAGTGGCTTCCTGGGAAGCATAG GATTTTCTCAGCTGTGCAGCCCTCGTCGGGCCTTCTCTGAGCAGGGCCCCCTCCGTCTCATCAAGAGCGCCTCTTTCTTTTCAG GTCACAGTAACCCTATGGACATGCCTGCCCGAGGACCGtacgatgagagagagagcggcaTTGCAAGAtcag CATCTCTGAGTAGTCTGCTGATCACACCATTCTCATCACCTGGCTCTTCTCTCACCAGTAGCTGCGCTAGTAGCTACCAGCGCCGCTGGTTACGTAGTCAGACCACCAGCTTGGAGAATGGAGTCTTCCCCCGATG GTCTGTAGAGGAGAGCTTTAACATGTCGGATGAGGGTAGTGTCCCAAGCCTAGGCGTAGCAAGGAAGAAGAAGATAGCCATTGGAGTCATCTTCCTCCTGTCACCCAACGAAGATGAGAACAGCAAGTTCCAGGAGTTTTTCTTCTCCCACTTCCCTCTCTTTGAGAGCCACATGAACAAACTGAAAAGTTCAATTGAACAG GCAATGAAGCTGAGTCGACGGTCAACTGATGTTAGTCAAAGAATCCTGGCTCACAACCGCATAGTGGACAGCCTCAATGAGTTCAG GATGACTATCTGTAATCTGTATACCATGCCACGAATGCCCGAGCCCGTCTGGCTCACCATGATGTCTGGTACCCTTGAGAAGAACCATCTTTGTGGCCACTTCATGCGTGAGCTCTCTTTACTCATGGAACAAGCCTCAAAGAACCA GTTTGTTCCTGCTCTTCTAACAGCTGTGCTCACGAACCATCTGGCTTGGGTGCCTACCGTCATGCCCAACGGCCAGCCGCCCATCAAGATTTTTCTGGAAAAACATTCCTCTACAAGTGTGGACATGCTGGCCAAGACACATCCCTACAATCCCCTATGGGCTCAGCTTG GCGACCTGTATGGTGCGATTGGCTCGCCGGTCCGTCTTTCGCGCACAGTGCTGGTTGGGCGGCAAAAGGAACTGGTTCAGCGGCTCCTCTATGTGCTCACCTATTTCATACGGTGCTCAGAACTATTAGAGACGGATGCTCTAGAGACTGGAAATGACGAGCAGGACGAGGAGGCTTTTGCTGTGCCTGGATCAGTTATTACAACCTCGTTGCGCCGTGGAGAGGTTGAGGAGTCAGAATATGTGCTGGTCACTGTGCACAAGCCTAGCCCAGAGGGCAGTGAAGCAGGCGTGAAAGAAGAGCAGCAAACGGAGCAGATTATTCCTGTCCTCACAGCTCAGGATCAGAGTGACCGTCAGATCTGCCATGAGGTTGGCAGCCCATTAGTTAGCCCATTAACAGAGACAGTGGTGAATGTGGGCTCTGCCTCACTGGTAACCAATACCCCTCTACTAGATTTACAAGGACATTCGGATGTGTGTGAGACTGACGTGGCACCCAGCTTGTTGTCTGTAAAGATTGTCCGGTCTTCAGGGATCCCACTGGAAAAGAAACCACCTGATAAAAGTACAACACTGGCCTCCTTTCTCCTGcatgaggaagaagaggagccCGGGACTAGAGTCACCTTCCTGATTGGCGAGTCCATGTCACCCGAGTCCGACTCGGAGAGCCAGAGACACAGGGTTGAAGATGAGCTCAAGAAACACAAAATGCATTTCACTGAAAAACCAAAGCAGCAGTGTTGCCACGTAAAGCAGCAGTGTAGCACTGCGCTGGCTAAGCCTCTAATAATGGACCAAATCGAGAGCAAGGATGCTAAAACCTTGTCATACGTCGCTAGCAATCTTCCTTGCGTTAACCCAGGTGCCCACGAGGAGTGCATGGACCTGTTTgatgagtatttttgtgatggTAACTCTGTCGAAACAAGGACTATCGGCGATGTCTCCAAAGCAGTTTCACAGGAGGTTGCAGATGCTGAAAAACACAATTTGCAAGAGACTTGGACGAAATCCCTAATTAGGACATATGAACAG CAGGACAAAAGCATCAGAGTTTCACTCAGTGTACCAGGCCTAGAGAAAGAGCGGGAACGGACGAAGACGTCCCCCCTGAACGAGTGGGAGATTCCACGAAATGAGAGTTCAGACAGCGCCCTGGGAGACAGTGAAAGTGAGGACACAGGACAGGATATACCCAGACAAGAGCAAGATGCACAGTTCTTCAGTGAAATCCAAAATGACTGGCAAGAAGAGATGGAAGTACCATTCCCTGG GGCAAAGCTGGCAGAAAACTACTCCAAATCGAGCATTGCTAACTTCGGGAGATCACTGTTTGGCAGTTACTGTCCTACATATGTACCTGACTTTGTTCTGCATGGAATTCCCAATGACAGCAAACTGAGGCAAAGCCTTGGGTCTGACTTGGCCCATGCAGTCCAG CATCCTGTGTTGGATGAGCCTGTAGCTGAGGCTGTCTGCATTATTGCAGACACAGACAGGTGGACAGTGCAGGTGGCCAGTAGCCAGAGACCCAGCACAGAGAATAAGCTGGGAAAAGATGTGCTGGTATCAAACCTTGTATCCAACCTGCTCAACTCCACTTACCAGCTCTACCGTCTCAACCTGTCTCCCAACTTT TGTATAATGCATCTAGAGGACCGACTCCAGGAGCTTTATTTCAAGAGCAAAATGCTTGCTGAATACCTGAAAGGACAGACCAGGGTGCATGTCAAAGAGCTAGGCATGGTTCTCGG AATCGAGTCCAGTGACCTGCCCTTGCTGGCAGCAATTGCAAGCACACACTCTCCATATGTGGCCCAGATCCTGCTGTAG